In Choloepus didactylus isolate mChoDid1 chromosome X, mChoDid1.pri, whole genome shotgun sequence, a genomic segment contains:
- the NONO gene encoding non-POU domain-containing octamer-binding protein, whose protein sequence is MQSNKTFNLEKQNHTPRKHHQHHHPQHHPQQQQQQQQQQQQQQPPPPPIPANGQQASSQNEGLTIDLKNFRKPGEKTFTQRSRLFVGNLPPDITEEEMRKLFEKYGKAGEVFIHKDKGFGFIRLETRTLAEIAKVELDNMPLRGKQLRVRFACHSASLTVRNLPQYVSNELLEEAFSVFGQVERAVVIVDDRGRPSGKGIVEFSGKPAARKALDRCSEGSFLLTTFPRPVTVEPMDQLDDEEGLPEKLVIKNQQFHKEREQPPRFAQPGSFEYEYAMRWKALIEMEKQQQDQVDRNIKEAREKLEMEMEAARHEHQVMLMRQDLMRRQEELRRMEELHNQEVQKRKQLELRQEEERRRREEEMRRQQEEMMRRQQEGFKGTFPDAREQEIRMGQMAMGGAMGINNRGAMPPAPVPAGTPAPPGPATMMPDGTLGLTPPTTERFGQAATMEGIGAIGGTPPAFNRAAPGAEFAPNKRRRY, encoded by the exons ATGCAGAGCAATAAAACCTTTAACCTGGAGAAGCAAAACCATACTCCAAGGAAGCATCATCAGCATCACCACCCACAGCACCACCCAcagcaacaacagcagcagcaacagcagcagcagcagcagcagccaccaccaccaccaatacctGCAAATGGGCAACAGGCCAGCAGCCAAA ATGAAGGCTTGACTATTGACCTGAAGAATTTTaggaaaccaggagagaagaCCTTCACCCAACGTAGCCGTCTCTTTGTGGGCAATCTTCCTCCTGACATCACTGAGGAGGAAATGAGGAAACTATTTGAAAAATATGGGAAAGCAGGCGAGGTCTTCATTCATAAGGATAAAGGCTTTGGCTTTATCCGCTTG GAAACACGAACCCTAGCGGAGATTGCCAAAGTGGAGCTTGACAACATGCCACTCCGTGGAAAGCAGCTGCGTGTGCGCTTTGCCTGCCATAGTGCATCCCTTACAGTCAGAAACCTTCCTCAGTACGTGTCCAACGAATTGCTGGAGGAAGCCTTTTCTGTGTTTGGTCAGGTGGAGAGGGCTGTAGTCATTGTGGATGATCGAGGAAGGCCCTCAGGAAAAGGCATTGTTGAGTTCTCAGGGAAGCCAGCTGCTCGGAAAGCTCTGGACAGATGCAGTGAAGGCTCCTTCCTGCTAACCAC GTTTCCCCGACCTGTGACTGTGGAGCCCATGGACCAGCTAGATGATGAAGAGGGACTTCCGGAGAAGTTGGTTATAAAGAACCAGCAATTTCACAA GGAGCGAGAACAGCCACCCAGATTTGCACAGCCTGGCTCTTTTGAGTATGAGTATGCCATGCGCTGGAAGGCACTCATTGAgatggagaagcagcagcaggaccAAGTGGACCGCAACATCAAGGAAGCTCGTGAGAAGCTGGAAATGGAGATGGAGGCTGCTCGCCATGAGCACCAGGTCATGCTAATGAGGCAGG ATTTGATGAGGCGCCAAGAAGAACTTCGGAGGATGGAGGAGCTGCATAACCAAGAGGTGCAAAAACGAAAGCAACTGGAACTCAG gcaggaggaggagcgcaGGCGCCGTGAGGAAGAGATGCGACGGCAACAGGAGGAAATGATGCGACGACAGCAGGAAGGATTCAAGGGAACCTTCCCTGATGCG agagaACAGGAGATACGGATGGGCCAGATGGCTATGGGAG GTGCTATGGGCATAAACAACAGAGGTGCCATGCCCCCTGCTCCTGTGCCAGCTGGTACTCCAGCTCCTCCAGGACCAGCCACTATGATGCCAGATGGAACCTTGGGATTG